DNA from Sphingomonas sp. SUN039:
CCGGTCGTCCGGCTTGTGCCGAAGCCAGTGCTTGGCTGTCACCTTCGTCGGCAGTCTCGGTCCGCTGCGACGCGCCGCCCAAAAGCGCTTCGGGGTTGATTTCGAGCAACCGCGCCGAGGTCAGGTCCTGACGCGTCTGCATGTCGAAGACATGGCCGACGATCAGATAGCGGGCGGTTGGATCGACGTAGAAAACCGACTTGCCCGCGGTGACTTCGCATAACCCGCGCATTGCCTTGCAGTCGACCTTGGCAACCTCGGTCTTGGGCAGCCGCGCCTTGAGCGCTGCCGTGACAGCGGCATCGGATGTCGCGCTCGCTGCTACTGCATAGCCCGTGGCGCCGCAGAGCAGCGCCGCCGCCCAGGTCGCCTTTTGGAGTCCGAACATCGATCTGCCTCCTTCAATTGCGGACGAAAGCGCCGTCCAGAAACACGATTTCGACATCGATGCCGGTCGGCATCTCGATGACCGGCTGATATTGTTCGGCGCGCTCAATCAGATATTTGCTGACCGTATCGGCGGCGGTGGACACGCCTTCGCCGAGGCCGCCCTGAAGGATGTCGCCGGCGCCGAGCTGCTGGCGCTTGCCGTTGACGCTGACGTTGGTGCCCTGAAGCAGGCTTTGCGTGTTTGCGGAGAAGCCGCGGCCGAACCCACCGGCGAGCCCGGCCAGAAATGCCTGGGTGATCAGGCCGCCTTCGCGACTGACGACGCGCCCGCGCACGCCCGACTTGCCGGCAAAGGCGATGAAACCCTTGACCTCGCTGACGGCATAACGACCGCCTGGCTGCGCGCAGGTCATGCGCTGCAATTTCACATAGACTTTTTCGGATGACAGGTCGCCGCGCGCCGCCCCATTGATCAGGCACCCCTGGATCCGCGTGGTCAGCACCCGACCATTGTCGGCGACCGATCGTGCAGGTCCGGTGATACGCAGGACAACGGGCAAGGGATCGGTCTGCGACGATACGCCCGCGCTCGCATCGACACCGACGATGACGCGCGCGGTCGCAAAGCTGTTCGCGGGGAGATAGTCGGGCGAGTCCGAAAATACCGTGGTGCCGCGCTCGGCGCGTGTCGCATTGCCCCCACCTTGCCCGCTTGTAGCGAAGGAGACCGTCTTGACCTCGCGCGGCAATGGTGACGGCCCTGCCGCGCCGACCGCACCCCCGCCGGTACCCCCCGCCGTCTGATAAAGCGCAGGCGATCCGGGTCCGTAGAGCGCCGTCGGCCCTGGGACTTGCACAGGCGGTGCATTCTGCGCGGCGGCGAGCTGCGACTTCAGCCCCTCGTTCTCGGTCTGATAGGCCGACAGCACGCGCTGGCCATCGGTCGACATGGCGCTGTTTGCGCCGCGCAGCGCGTCCATTTCCTTTTGCATCGCTGCAAGCTGAGCGGCCTGACCATCGACGGCGCGAAGGCGATTGTCGGTCGATGCGAAACGGTTCTCCGAGCGCGCCATCCACTCCTGCTCGCTCATATTGCGATTGACGAGATCCCCGGTCGCGACCTTGATCTCCTTGCCATTCGCTGCTGCAGGACTGTCGGGTGTCGTGCCGCCACTGAATATCCAGAAGCTCGCGCCAAGCAGGGCGGCCCCGGCAACGCCGCCCAGAAGCAGCTGTTGCTTGCGGCGTACGCTCTCGTTCCCGGACATTGCTTCCCCAATCGGCGAGACACTGGCATCATCGCCGACTGCCGTTGCGGCCTCTGGTCTGGGTTTGCGGAGCCGGTCGATGAGGGTCATTGGCTCGCTCCCGCAGGCAGGACGATGTAAGCGGTGGTTGCAGCGCCAGGCGCGAGGGTCGGCTCGGCGATCGTGATCGCCACCGCATTCGAGGGGGCGACCACCTTTTCGGTAATGGCGACCGCCGCTTTGCCTGTGTTCTCGATGCGGATCACCTTGCCGATGAGCGTCGCGCTCCGGTATTCGGCGATCATCTGGACCTTGAGCGCGCCGACGTGGACGGCGGCGAGCACAGGCTGGCGCATCCGGTAGCCGTCGGGAATGGTCGAGGTGTACATCGCTTGGACCAGGCGGACCGCCTGTTCCTGGGGATCGGGCACGGCTGCAATGCGGGTTTCGTCGGGCTTGTCGCCCGCAATCGCCGGATTGGCGACGAACACCTGCTGCGCTTCGGCGCCCGCCAGGCGGCACGCGAATTTATAGACATAGCCCTTTTTCGATGTCGCGAAGAACGACAGGGTTTTGGGCGCAAAGCCCTCGGGCACCGAGACATAGATGTCTCCGCGCACTGGCTCGT
Protein-coding regions in this window:
- a CDS encoding TraB/VirB10 family protein, whose product is MTLIDRLRKPRPEAATAVGDDASVSPIGEAMSGNESVRRKQQLLLGGVAGAALLGASFWIFSGGTTPDSPAAANGKEIKVATGDLVNRNMSEQEWMARSENRFASTDNRLRAVDGQAAQLAAMQKEMDALRGANSAMSTDGQRVLSAYQTENEGLKSQLAAAQNAPPVQVPGPTALYGPGSPALYQTAGGTGGGAVGAAGPSPLPREVKTVSFATSGQGGGNATRAERGTTVFSDSPDYLPANSFATARVIVGVDASAGVSSQTDPLPVVLRITGPARSVADNGRVLTTRIQGCLINGAARGDLSSEKVYVKLQRMTCAQPGGRYAVSEVKGFIAFAGKSGVRGRVVSREGGLITQAFLAGLAGGFGRGFSANTQSLLQGTNVSVNGKRQQLGAGDILQGGLGEGVSTAADTVSKYLIERAEQYQPVIEMPTGIDVEIVFLDGAFVRN
- a CDS encoding type-F conjugative transfer system secretin TraK; the encoded protein is MNALLCGCGLACGTILCSRPFDLGGRYVGAGLMALSLLALATPAFADQTVMASDNARVDCIASSRDLTRISLVGDEIASVSKLQTGNPNEDFAVVNEPVRGDIYVSVPEGFAPKTLSFFATSKKGYVYKFACRLAGAEAQQVFVANPAIAGDKPDETRIAAVPDPQEQAVRLVQAMYTSTIPDGYRMRQPVLAAVHVGALKVQMIAEYRSATLIGKVIRIENTGKAAVAITEKVVAPSNAVAITIAEPTLAPGAATTAYIVLPAGASQ